The following coding sequences are from one Nitrososphaerales archaeon window:
- a CDS encoding 30S ribosomal protein S5, translating to MESAKVEQPVWTPRTKLGMMVAEGKITSLEQIFENGWRIKEPMIVKTLLPDLKTSVVGVGIVQKQTDAGEITRFSAVVAVGNENGWLGVGKGKASHMRIAIEKATNEALLNIIPVRLGCGSWECRCGNPHSIPYKVEGKSGSVRVVLIPGPRGLGLVAGESVKNLLKLAGVKDVWSRTYGSTSTISSIASAVYEALKQTYRFPLATS from the coding sequence ATGGAAAGTGCTAAAGTCGAACAACCGGTGTGGACTCCAAGGACAAAGTTAGGCATGATGGTCGCTGAGGGTAAAATCACTTCATTAGAGCAGATATTTGAAAATGGGTGGAGAATCAAAGAGCCCATGATCGTTAAAACCCTCCTTCCAGACTTAAAGACATCTGTCGTGGGTGTTGGAATCGTGCAGAAGCAGACCGATGCAGGAGAGATTACCAGATTTAGCGCGGTGGTAGCGGTTGGTAATGAGAATGGATGGTTAGGCGTAGGCAAAGGTAAAGCATCACATATGCGTATCGCTATCGAAAAAGCGACCAATGAAGCTCTATTAAATATCATCCCGGTCAGACTGGGTTGTGGAAGTTGGGAGTGTAGATGTGGCAATCCTCACTCCATACCCTATAAAGTGGAGGGTAAAAGTGGTAGTGTGAGGGTTGTATTGATCCCCGGACCTAGGGGGTTGGGCTTAGTCGCTGGAGAGAGTGTGAAGAACCTACTCAAATTGGCCGGTGTGAAGGATGTCTGGAGTAGAACTTATGGATCGACAAGTACTATATCATCCATCGCCAGTGCGGTCTATGAAGCTTTAAAACAGACGTACCGTTTTCCACTTGCCACGAGTTGA
- a CDS encoding 50S ribosomal protein L32e produces MESTSTQKNEVGKVDKVERGSSSKVAEKVEEALKVSERSKPSERIKEALKLREMIKSKKPEFVRQESWRYKRIKESWRRPKGIDNKMRKKVKGWPKIVRIGYRGPVEARGLHPSGLRDVLVHNPKELENLNPETDGARIASSVGLKKRIQIIQRAKELGIRVFNPHIEKVE; encoded by the coding sequence ATGGAATCTACATCTACGCAAAAGAATGAAGTAGGTAAAGTAGATAAAGTAGAGAGAGGATCTTCTAGTAAGGTTGCGGAGAAGGTAGAGGAGGCTCTAAAAGTTAGTGAACGATCAAAACCGAGTGAGCGGATAAAGGAAGCTTTAAAGTTAAGGGAAATGATCAAGAGCAAAAAGCCCGAGTTCGTCAGACAAGAGTCGTGGAGGTATAAGAGGATTAAAGAGTCATGGAGAAGGCCTAAAGGTATCGATAACAAGATGAGGAAGAAAGTTAAAGGATGGCCAAAGATCGTCCGAATAGGTTATAGAGGGCCTGTCGAAGCACGTGGATTACACCCATCTGGGTTAAGAGACGTGCTTGTGCACAACCCTAAAGAATTGGAGAACCTTAACCCCGAAACCGATGGTGCGCGCATCGCATCTTCGGTAGGTTTAAAGAAGAGGATTCAAATTATTCAGAGGGCGAAAGAGTTAGGTATTAGAGTCTTTAATCCACATATCGAAAAAGTAGAGTAA
- a CDS encoding 50S ribosomal protein L6, with product KIPVKISKVDNQLIIQSYKRKKRDYSIINTTYSHIKNMIRGVTKGYTYRLKIVYAHFPVSVKVKGKEVYIENFYGERAPRVAKIVGDCQVSIEGEDVVVRGVSKEDVGQTAANIELATRVKRKDPRVFLDGIYIYAKE from the coding sequence CAAAGATCCCCGTTAAAATTTCCAAAGTAGATAATCAGCTGATAATTCAATCATACAAACGCAAGAAAAGAGATTATTCAATAATCAATACGACCTATTCTCATATCAAAAATATGATTCGAGGCGTGACAAAGGGCTATACCTATAGGTTGAAGATCGTTTACGCACACTTCCCAGTATCGGTCAAGGTCAAAGGTAAAGAGGTGTACATAGAGAATTTTTATGGAGAGAGGGCCCCTCGTGTAGCGAAGATCGTGGGCGATTGCCAAGTCTCTATAGAAGGGGAGGATGTAGTAGTGAGGGGGGTTTCTAAAGAAGATGTAGGGCAGACAGCCGCCAATATAGAGTTAGCGACAAGAGTTAAGAGAAAGGATCCAAGGGTGTTTTTGGATGGAATCTACATCTACGCAAAAGAATGA
- a CDS encoding 50S ribosomal protein L18, with the protein MVKPRYIPKLRRKTDYRKRKAAVMSRKPLLCVRISNENTLVQYILPSIGGDRVLASAHSRQLLKYGWKGSRNNSPAVYLTSLLASYRALKAGVKDAILYTGLHPYVHGSRLGAAVRGALDAGISIPTDEESLPSKERIKGEHIAKYAKYLMENDPIRYRTIFSRLLAEGFKPEDYPKHFEEVRNLIVSKMG; encoded by the coding sequence ATGGTTAAGCCACGTTATATACCTAAATTAAGGAGGAAGACAGATTATAGAAAGAGAAAGGCTGCGGTAATGAGCCGTAAGCCACTCCTTTGTGTTCGGATCAGTAACGAAAATACACTCGTTCAGTATATATTACCGAGTATCGGTGGAGATAGGGTATTGGCGTCTGCGCATTCTCGTCAACTACTAAAGTATGGATGGAAAGGTTCGAGGAATAATTCACCAGCCGTGTATCTAACGAGTTTGTTGGCAAGTTATAGAGCATTAAAGGCTGGTGTGAAGGATGCGATCCTATACACTGGTTTACATCCTTATGTTCATGGTTCTCGATTAGGTGCTGCAGTTAGAGGGGCATTGGATGCGGGTATCTCAATACCTACCGATGAAGAAAGTTTACCCTCCAAAGAGAGGATCAAGGGTGAACATATCGCTAAATATGCGAAGTATCTGATGGAGAACGATCCTATCCGTTACCGTACGATCTTCTCACGATTATTAGCGGAAGGATTTAAACCAGAAGATTATCCAAAACACTTTGAAGAAGTCCGGAATTTGATCGTTAGTAAAATGGGGTGA
- a CDS encoding 50S ribosomal protein L19e, with protein MDLKAQKRMAAEVLKVGVNRVRFDPESLDRISDSITRESIRNLIKEGVIWAAPVKGISRGRVRARAGRRQNAGSRKGAAGARQGKKELWVKRVRALRRYLKLAKERGEIDKDSFNKLYAHIKGGRFKTLRQLKEAIKKEVKV; from the coding sequence GTGGATTTAAAGGCTCAAAAGCGAATGGCGGCAGAGGTTCTAAAAGTGGGCGTGAATCGAGTAAGGTTCGATCCAGAAAGTCTGGATCGTATCAGTGACTCAATTACGAGAGAGAGTATCCGTAATTTAATAAAAGAGGGTGTGATCTGGGCTGCGCCTGTAAAAGGTATTTCACGAGGACGAGTGAGGGCCAGAGCGGGCAGGCGCCAAAATGCGGGATCGAGAAAGGGTGCGGCAGGTGCTAGACAAGGTAAGAAGGAGCTTTGGGTGAAGAGGGTAAGAGCGTTACGTCGATATTTAAAGTTAGCAAAGGAGAGGGGGGAGATCGATAAAGATTCGTTCAATAAACTCTACGCTCACATAAAGGGCGGTCGATTCAAAACATTAAGACAATTAAAAGAAGCCATCAAGAAGGAGGTTAAAGTGTGA